In Leptospira sp. WS58.C1, a single genomic region encodes these proteins:
- a CDS encoding PAS domain S-box protein codes for MAFAKLLKWFQNRNLRKKIDKEIRALAPEVFNDYLYRVDVLDNGNLILSWANDGFLKFCGITIDDLNSPWAAADPKYFHPDDLELIRQRIRSLLSGASRTDEYRVYGPDGAIRWLRDHAHPIWDPIKKRVTEIYGSIQDLTPLRKSEIILQDQLSYIGILLDSTEEWVIRVNQAGKIQYVNSSGRSEVRKQFGIELAQDSKILSLISETHREIFQAQLNKAFSGAKVKWHFSKLFPVQPNSELEVSFAPLSKEGAIKEVVIFVKDVTLRTVWETALLASEEKYRKLVEVSPDAIGLHADGKVIYINQTGLKMLGYDTVEEVEGKPIIEFVHPDSRQIVAERVLRAMLKSEPLEPIEEKFIRKDGTEISVEVSGVAFEQRGQKLMQVIVRDITERKKAEHELSELRKKILQTNDRLQAIIEGVKDSICAVDMDLRVISCNTAFELMVWKLYGKRVTVGQRIWDIAIDNAEEKERIIQNWSRALTGEVFKLERKISGLIKDSVVLEINYSSIRDESHNMIGATQIIRDVTDRYQYEETLRKSLDEKEVMLKEIHHRVKNNLQVVSSLLSLQTDFTDDPKLVSILKECERRIQSMALVHKELYQNDTIADADFTEYLNNLLVALVQSYGANKKVGYSIESQDIRLNLDFAIPLALVFNELVSNSLKYAFPGEQKGEIFISISKKENGLSISIGDNGVGLPKTVDVRNSEGLGLQLVGMLLEKLKAKWGLETVEVGTRFKIELPIPK; via the coding sequence ATGGCTTTTGCCAAACTTCTAAAATGGTTTCAAAATCGGAATCTTCGAAAAAAAATTGATAAAGAGATCCGCGCGCTTGCACCCGAGGTGTTTAACGATTATCTTTACCGGGTAGACGTATTAGATAACGGAAATCTAATATTAAGCTGGGCAAACGACGGTTTTTTGAAATTCTGCGGGATAACCATCGACGACTTAAATAGCCCCTGGGCAGCAGCAGATCCCAAATATTTTCATCCCGACGATCTGGAACTGATCAGACAAAGAATAAGATCATTATTATCCGGAGCTTCTCGTACGGATGAATATCGAGTGTACGGTCCGGACGGTGCGATCCGTTGGCTTCGGGACCACGCACATCCTATTTGGGATCCGATCAAAAAAAGGGTAACCGAGATCTACGGTTCCATCCAAGACTTAACTCCATTACGAAAAAGTGAAATAATTCTACAAGACCAACTTTCTTATATCGGCATTCTTTTGGATAGTACGGAAGAATGGGTCATTAGAGTTAACCAAGCGGGAAAGATACAATATGTGAATTCTTCCGGCAGGTCCGAGGTCAGAAAACAATTTGGGATCGAATTGGCCCAAGATTCCAAGATACTTTCGTTGATCTCGGAAACACATCGGGAAATTTTCCAGGCACAATTGAATAAGGCATTTTCCGGTGCGAAGGTTAAATGGCATTTTTCCAAATTATTTCCAGTACAACCCAATTCGGAATTGGAAGTTTCGTTCGCTCCATTGTCCAAGGAAGGAGCAATTAAAGAAGTCGTAATATTCGTAAAAGACGTGACTCTTAGGACCGTTTGGGAAACCGCCCTACTTGCAAGTGAGGAAAAATACAGAAAACTAGTGGAAGTTTCTCCCGACGCAATAGGTTTACATGCGGACGGAAAAGTAATATATATAAACCAAACCGGGCTAAAAATGCTCGGATACGATACTGTGGAAGAGGTGGAAGGAAAGCCGATTATAGAATTCGTACATCCTGATTCGAGGCAAATCGTTGCCGAAAGAGTGCTGAGAGCAATGCTCAAGTCCGAACCTCTCGAACCTATCGAGGAAAAATTTATTCGAAAAGACGGAACAGAGATCTCTGTTGAAGTTTCCGGTGTTGCTTTCGAGCAAAGAGGGCAAAAATTAATGCAGGTGATCGTCCGAGACATCACGGAAAGAAAAAAGGCCGAACATGAGTTAAGTGAACTGAGAAAAAAGATATTACAAACGAACGATAGACTCCAAGCGATCATTGAAGGTGTGAAAGACTCGATATGTGCGGTGGATATGGATTTAAGAGTTATCTCCTGTAATACCGCATTTGAACTTATGGTCTGGAAACTGTATGGAAAAAGGGTTACTGTCGGCCAACGGATCTGGGATATCGCTATAGATAATGCGGAAGAAAAAGAAAGGATTATCCAGAACTGGAGTAGGGCGCTTACCGGTGAAGTTTTTAAATTAGAGAGAAAGATTTCCGGACTGATTAAGGACTCCGTAGTACTCGAGATCAATTATAGTTCTATCCGGGATGAAAGTCATAATATGATAGGGGCTACTCAGATCATTAGGGATGTAACGGATCGATACCAATACGAAGAAACGTTACGGAAATCTTTGGACGAAAAAGAAGTGATGTTAAAGGAGATTCATCATAGGGTCAAAAATAATCTGCAAGTGGTTTCCAGTTTGTTAAGTTTACAAACTGATTTTACGGATGATCCAAAACTGGTTTCTATTCTGAAAGAATGTGAAAGAAGGATCCAGTCCATGGCTTTGGTACACAAGGAACTTTACCAAAACGATACGATTGCTGATGCGGACTTCACCGAGTATCTGAACAATTTACTTGTGGCGCTCGTTCAGTCTTACGGTGCGAACAAAAAAGTGGGTTATTCGATAGAATCTCAGGATATACGTTTAAATTTGGATTTTGCGATCCCGCTCGCATTGGTTTTTAACGAACTAGTTTCAAATTCCTTAAAGTATGCTTTTCCCGGTGAGCAAAAAGGGGAAATATTCATCTCTATTTCCAAAAAAGAAAACGGGCTTTCCATTTCTATAGGAGATAACGGTGTGGGATTACCTAAAACGGTGGATGTCAGGAATTCCGAAGGATTGGGGCTACAATTAGTCGGAATGTTATTGGAGAAGCTGAAGGCAAAATGGGGACTTGAAACCGTAGAAGTAGGCACCAGATTCAAAATAGAACTTCCTATTCCTAAATAG
- a CDS encoding DUF1566 domain-containing protein translates to MKRLTVLLLFSSLSFTNCGSGPSQDLSGLLLLLAGGGGGNSTFHCGQTVANPVPYSTTTNQPVASASDFITAAGGNNCGSASLVDNDDGTVTDTQNHFLWTLCTAYNPATIQLYDYVSSNCNAGAVVAADRNITQSQAVVFCESLTFAGHSDWILPDAIQLDTLYVASNPYSLTPFGTKESLKRLGSVWTSTQTTDRIIHTYLGSTDRIVAVGNNTGLASLICIAKI, encoded by the coding sequence ATGAAACGTCTGACGGTGCTTTTACTATTTTCTTCTCTTTCTTTTACTAATTGCGGCAGTGGGCCAAGCCAAGATCTAAGCGGCTTACTATTATTATTGGCCGGAGGAGGAGGGGGAAATTCTACTTTTCATTGTGGTCAGACAGTTGCGAATCCGGTACCTTATTCGACTACAACGAATCAACCGGTTGCTAGTGCTTCAGATTTTATAACTGCTGCTGGCGGAAATAACTGTGGATCAGCCTCCTTAGTCGATAATGACGATGGAACGGTAACAGATACCCAGAACCATTTCCTATGGACTCTTTGCACTGCTTACAATCCTGCTACGATTCAACTATATGATTACGTTTCTTCAAATTGTAATGCAGGAGCAGTAGTAGCTGCGGACAGGAATATAACTCAATCACAAGCAGTTGTTTTTTGCGAGAGTTTAACTTTTGCAGGTCACTCGGATTGGATCCTGCCTGATGCGATACAATTAGACACTTTATATGTTGCGAGCAATCCTTATTCATTAACCCCATTTGGAACAAAGGAATCCTTAAAAAGGCTCGGCAGTGTTTGGACTTCGACTCAAACCACTGACAGGATCATCCATACATATCTAGGATCAACGGACCGCATTGTAGCAGTCGGAAATAATACCGGTCTTGCTAGTTTAATTTGTATAGCGAAAATCTGA
- a CDS encoding ABC-F family ATP-binding cassette domain-containing protein produces MNLISVDKVGKSIGEKQLFQNLSFGIDEGEKTGLLGINGSGKSTLLRILLGMEEPDTGKVVRNRELKISFLSQFPEFDPNKTVLEHILSGSGILLDTVRRYEKACIELEKGGEEAEKEYHLAMEEMDSKQAWELESKLKNILRELNIPDLSRRMGELSGGMAKKVSLAQALTDESNFLVLDEPTNHLDIDAILWLQEFLKNTDKAVLLVTHDRYFLEEIANRILEIDRGNFRIYPGNYDLYLEKKVEIQAIEEKEEAKRKSFLRTELEWLKRQPKARGTKQKARTDRVIEVLERKKAGKDIVLDISVSGRRLGGKILELKNIKKSYTNMELISGFSYVFKSKERIGVVGPNGAGKTTLLNLITGREKVDSGDVATGVNTSFGYFDQLSKELPGSKKVLEYVKEEIAPTIKMNDGTSWTASQFLERFLFPPQLQQTKIERLSGGEKKRLYLILLLMKNPNFLVLDEPTNDLDIPTLSVLEEFLDDFPGVVLVVSHDRYFMDRVTDYLFVFKGEGKIDRFPGNYSEYLEYREFEEKEAKSGVPKPNEKQADNKKKGLSYQDKRKLEILEKEIHSLETEEKELVQRLQSSDPELARKSGERLTQLQDELRLKVIEWEGLASKE; encoded by the coding sequence ATGAATCTAATCTCCGTAGATAAGGTCGGAAAATCCATCGGCGAAAAACAGCTTTTTCAAAACCTAAGCTTTGGGATAGATGAGGGAGAAAAAACAGGATTGCTTGGGATCAACGGATCCGGAAAATCCACTCTACTTAGGATCTTACTCGGAATGGAAGAACCGGACACAGGTAAAGTTGTCCGCAATAGAGAACTTAAAATTTCATTCTTATCCCAATTCCCGGAATTCGATCCGAATAAAACGGTATTAGAACATATACTTTCGGGTTCCGGGATACTTTTGGATACGGTAAGAAGGTATGAAAAAGCTTGTATCGAATTGGAAAAAGGCGGAGAGGAAGCCGAAAAAGAATACCATCTTGCAATGGAAGAAATGGATTCTAAGCAAGCTTGGGAATTGGAATCCAAACTCAAAAATATATTAAGAGAACTGAATATACCGGATCTATCCCGAAGGATGGGAGAACTTTCCGGGGGAATGGCCAAAAAAGTGTCACTTGCACAGGCCTTAACGGATGAGTCCAATTTTTTAGTGTTAGACGAGCCAACCAACCACCTGGATATAGACGCGATTCTTTGGCTCCAAGAATTTTTAAAAAATACGGATAAAGCGGTTTTGCTCGTTACACACGACAGATACTTTCTGGAAGAGATCGCAAATCGTATCTTAGAAATTGATAGAGGGAACTTCAGGATCTATCCGGGAAATTACGATCTTTATTTGGAAAAAAAAGTAGAGATACAGGCGATAGAAGAAAAGGAAGAAGCAAAACGAAAATCCTTTCTTAGAACGGAGCTGGAATGGCTTAAGCGTCAGCCTAAAGCAAGAGGGACGAAACAAAAGGCAAGAACGGACCGTGTTATCGAAGTTCTGGAAAGAAAAAAGGCAGGTAAGGATATCGTCCTGGATATTTCCGTTTCCGGTAGAAGGCTTGGTGGAAAAATATTAGAATTAAAGAATATTAAAAAATCTTACACAAACATGGAACTGATCTCTGGATTTTCCTACGTATTTAAGAGTAAGGAAAGGATCGGAGTTGTAGGCCCTAACGGTGCCGGGAAAACGACACTTCTAAATTTGATCACCGGGAGAGAGAAGGTTGACTCCGGAGATGTGGCAACGGGTGTGAATACAAGTTTCGGATATTTCGATCAACTTAGCAAAGAACTCCCAGGGTCCAAAAAGGTATTGGAATACGTAAAGGAAGAGATCGCGCCGACGATCAAAATGAATGATGGGACTTCTTGGACAGCGTCCCAGTTTTTGGAAAGGTTTTTGTTTCCTCCTCAATTACAACAAACCAAGATAGAAAGACTGTCAGGCGGTGAAAAGAAAAGGTTATATCTCATTCTACTTCTTATGAAAAATCCGAACTTCTTGGTTTTGGACGAACCTACAAACGATCTGGACATTCCCACACTCTCAGTGCTCGAAGAATTCCTGGATGATTTTCCCGGTGTCGTGCTCGTAGTTTCTCACGATCGTTACTTCATGGACCGTGTTACCGATTACTTATTTGTGTTTAAAGGAGAAGGTAAGATAGACAGGTTCCCCGGAAATTATTCCGAGTATTTGGAGTATAGGGAATTCGAGGAAAAGGAAGCGAAGAGCGGGGTTCCTAAGCCCAATGAAAAACAAGCAGATAATAAGAAGAAGGGACTAAGCTACCAAGATAAAAGAAAACTGGAAATATTGGAAAAAGAGATCCACTCTTTGGAAACGGAAGAGAAGGAGCTCGTCCAACGCTTGCAATCATCGGACCCTGAGCTGGCCAGAAAATCAGGGGAACGTTTGACTCAGTTACAAGATGAATTGCGCCTGAAGGTAATAGAATGGGAAGGGCTTGCTTCCAAAGAATAG